In a single window of the Elaeis guineensis isolate ETL-2024a chromosome 6, EG11, whole genome shotgun sequence genome:
- the LOC105047286 gene encoding profilin, giving the protein MSWQTYVDEHLMCEIDGHHLTAAAILGQDGSVWAQSSSFPPFKPEEITGIMNDFAEPGSLAPTGLFLGSTKYMVIQGEPGAVIRGKKGSGGITVKKTNQALVFGIYDEPMTPGQCNMVVERLGDYLIDQGL; this is encoded by the exons ATGTCGTGGCAAACGTATGTGGACGAGCACCTTATGTGCGAGATCGATGGCCATCACCTCACCGCCGCGGCGATCCTCGGGCAGGATGGCAGCGTCTGGGCTCAGAGCTCGTCGTTCCCTCCG TTCAAGCCTGAGGAGATCACTGGTATAATGAATGATTTTGCTGAACCGGGATCCCTTGCTCCAACTGGCTTATTTCTTGGATCAACAAAATATATGGTTATCCAAGGAGAACCTGGAGCTGTTATCCGTGGAAAAAAG GGGTCAGGGGGCATTACTGTGAAAAAGACCAACCAAGCACTTGTCTTTGGCATCTACGACGAGCCCATGACTCCAGGTCAGTGCAACATGGTTGTGGAAAGGTTGGGTGACTACCTAATTGATCAGGGCCTGTAG